The nucleotide sequence GAGCTATAGCCTCATTAAGCTTTGGTGCAGAACGTAAATTTGCTTTTAAACATAAAGAAACTAAAGAAAAATGTGAGTTTTTATTAGAACATGGGAGTCTACTAGTGATGACAGGAAAAACTCAAGAACATTGGCTACATCGATTACCTCCAACAAAAAAAATTAAAGACCCAAGAGTTAATTTAACTTTTAGAACCATTGTAGAAAATAATTAATGGTATAACTTTACTCAACTTGAAAATGATAATTATGAAAAAAATAATACTCGCAACAGTTTTAGTGTTTTTTGTTGGACACATTTCTGCACAAGACGAAGAGATAATTATACCAGAAATAGGATTTGGGCTAAAAGCAGGCTTAAACTCTATGCATAATAAAACGGTCAATGAATCCAGTGATAATGTTCAAAAAAAATCTGGTGTCTATATTGGCGCTTTTGTAAACATTCCAACCTCAGATATTTTTAGTGTACAACCAGAAATTATTTATTCTTCAACTGAATTTCAAGGCAGAAACAACATAAATTTATTACACCTTCCTGTATTATTAAATTTCGATTTAGGAAATGATTTTACAGGTTTTGTTGGTCCAGAAGGTCAAGTTTTATTAGATTTAGATGAGGCAGAAAACAGCGATTTATATAACTCGTTTATGTTTGGGTTTACGTTTGGAGCAAGGTATCAAATCACTCCAAATTTTTATATTGAAGGTAGACCATATTTTGCCTTATCGAAGTTTCTTGAAGATGATTCTGGCTACAGAAAATTTAACACACTACAAATTGGGTTAGCTTTTAAATTTTAAGGTGTTAATTTTTTGAATGTATTAGGTTAAAAATTTAAAAATTAGTAACTTATAAGTTATTACTTCTCACAATAAATTTAAATAAAGTTATCATGAAAAAAGGATACTTAAAACTACGTAAAACAAGCCTCGCTTCATCACTAATACTTTTAGTTTTTTTGGTTTTTAATCAAAATTCTTATGCTTTAAATTTTCAAGACACCTCGCAGTCTTTCGATGAGTATAAAGGTCGTATTATTGGCAACGACACTAAAGACCCTTTAGTTTTTGCTGATATTTCAGTTACGGACTCAAATATTAGCACTATAACAAATAAAGAAGGTGAATTTACTTTAAAAGTACCTAAGTCATTATCTGAAAAGAATGTTAAAATATCTTTCCTTGGATATGAAACTAAAGAAGTATCACTGCAAAGTCTTAAAGGCGATAATACTATTATTGCCTTAAATGTTATTACTACACAGCTATCACAAGTAAATATAAATGTGCCAAAAGATGCTCGTGCATTAGTAAAAGCTACCTTAGAAAATCGTGAAGAAAAATATGTAAACAACAAAACTCTCATGACTGCTTTTTATAGAGAGACTATAAAAAAACGCAACAAAAATGCTTCTTTGGCCGAAGCTGTTGTTAAAATTTATAAAGAGCCTTACTCAACTTCTAAAAGAGATGCTGTAGAGTTAGTAAAGTCAAGAAAAAACACAAATTATTCTAGATTAGATACTTTAGCTGTAAAGCTACAAGGAGGTCCTTATAGTGCTTTGTATTCCGACATAGTTAAATACCAAGATTATATATTTGATGAAGAATTATTTGATTACTACAATTTTAGTTTTGGTAATTCAACTCAAATAAATGACCGTCAAGTATATGTTGTGAATTTTGAGCAACAACCAAATATAGTAACACCATTATATAGAGGCAAACTTTATATTGATGCTGAAACTTTTGCTTTAGTAAGTGCCAATTATAGCTTAAATGTTGAAAACAAAGATGAAGCAGTAAAGCTATTTCTTAGAAAAAAACCTAGATTGGTTAGAGTAGAAGCTGAAGAGGCTTCATATCGTGTTGATTATAAAACGACACCTGATGGGAAGTGGTATTATAGTTATAGCAACGTACAATTGGCTTTTAGGGTAAAATGGCGAAAAAAACTATTTAGCAGTATTTATACTTTGAATATTGAAATGGCAGTGACCGATTGGACAAAAAACATTACTACTGCTCTAAACAGAGATAATAAAATTAGGCCAACAATTATTTTAACTGATGAAGCTTCAGGATTTTCAGATCCAGAATTTTGGGGAGAATACAATATTATTGAACCTGAAAAATCAATTCAATCTGCAATTCTCAAGATTTCAAAGCAGCTTGAAAAAATTGACAAAAAGAAAGAGAGATAGTTTAAACAACATCTGCATACAAGTCAAAATCGGCAGCATCAGTAATTTTTACCGTTGCAAACTCTCCTGTTTTTAGATATGTTTTTGAAGCATCAATAAGGACTTCATTATCTACATCTGGTGAATCAAATTCTGTACGACCTACAAAGTAATCACCTTCTTTTCTGTCGATAACTACTTTAAATTCCTGTCCTATTTTTTCTTGATTTAATTCCCAAGAAATTTGAGACTGTATTTCCATGATTTCATTTGCTCTCTCTTGCTTCACCTCTTGTGGCACATCATCTTCTAGATTATAAGCGTGTGTATTTTCTTCATGTGAATAAGTAAAACAACCTAAGCGTTCAAAACGCATATCGATTACCCAATCTTTAAGCTTTTGGTAATCTTCTTCGGTTTCTCCAGGATACCCAACAATAAGTGTGGTTCTAATCGTCATATTAGGAACTTTTGCTCTAAATTCCTTTAACAGCTTTGTCGTTTTTTCTTGAGTCGTTCCACGACGCATGCTTTTTAAAATACTATCGGAAATATGTTGTAATGGTATGTCTAAATAATTACAAATTTTAGGCTCTCTATTCATCACATCTAACACATCCATTGGGAAACCAGTTGGAAATGCATAATGCAAACGAATCCACTCGATACCATCAACTTTTACTAAAGCTTCAAGAAGTTCGGCTAAATTACGTTTCTTATATAAATCAAGTCCATAATAGGTTAAATCTTGAGCAATAAGTATTAGTTCTTTAACACCCTTGGCTGCTAGTTTTTCAGCTTCAATTACAACCTCTTCAATAGGTGTAGATTTATGTTTTCCTCGCATTAAAGGAATCGCACAAAAACTACAAGGTCTATCACAACCTTCAGCTATCTTTAAATAAGCGTAATTTTTTGGTGTAGTTGTTAAACGCTCACCTATAAGTTCGTGCTTATAGTCTGCACCGAGAGCTTTTAATAAACTAGGTAATTCGGTAGTTCCAAAATATTGATCGACATCAGGAATTTCTTTTTCCAAATCTGGCTTATAACGCTCGCTTAAACAACCTGTTACAAACACTTTATCTACATCGCCTTCCTCCTTTTTTTGAAGATATTCAAGGATGGTATTTACACTTTCCTCCTTGGCATTATTAATAAAACCACAGGTGTTTATCACTACAATATTGCCTTCTTCTTCATGTACAACGTCTTTATTGTTTGCTTTAAGTTGTCCCATCAACACCTCACTGTCGTAAACATTTTTAGAGCATCCTAATGTTACAACGTTGATTTTATTCTTTTTAAGTGACTTTGTCCTCATGCCTTAATTTTGGTTTGCAAAGATACAATCTAATTTAAACCTTTCATATATTTGAGAGTCTTATTAAAAACCCTACTTATGAAAAATATGCAGTTTTATCTATTTATTATTTGTTCTGTACTATTATTTAATTGCTCTTCAAGCAATGATTCTGATATAATTAATGAAGACTTAATAACGAATTCTGAAATTTATTTTCCATCGATTACATCAAATGAATGGGAAACAACGCCTTTAGAAGAATTAGATTGGAATGAAGCTAATTTACAATCACTTCTTGATTTTTTAGAACAAAAAAACACTAAAAGTTTTATAATACTTCACGACGGCAAAATAGTAGTAGAAGAATATTTTAATGATCATAATTCAACTTTACCATGGTATTGGGCTAGTGCAGGAAAAACACTTACCACTGCTATTGTTGGCATTGCTGAAGAGGAAGGTTTAATAAATATTGACAATAAAGTATCAGACTATATAGGAACTGGGTGGACAAGTGCTCCGCTAGATAAAGAAAACCTTATTACTTGCAAAAACCTTCTATCTATGACTTCTGGCTTAGATGACAGTTTAGGTGATAGTACATCTCCTGAAGATTTACAATATATAGCTGATGCTGGAAGCCGTTGGGCATACCATAATGTATATGTAAAGCTGCAAGATGTGATCGCCCAAACTAGCAATCAAACTTGGACGAACTACTTTAATTCTAAACTAAAGAATAAAATTGGCATGTCTGGATTTTGGGTACAGAATAACGATTTTAATGTCTATTGGAGTAATGCAAAAAGTATGGCTCGTTTTGGACTTTTAATCTACGCTAAAGGGAAATGGGAAAATGAACAAATAATCCCTGAAGATTATTTGAATGACGCTATAAATACTTCTCAAAATATTAATGAAGCATATGGGTATTTATGGTGGCTTAATGGAAAATCAACATATCATTTACCACAAAGTCAATTAGAGTTTTCCGGTAAATTAATACCTAATGCTCCAAACGACATGTATAGTGCTTTGGGGAAAAACGATCAGAAAATATACATCGTACCTAGCAAGAAATTAGTCATTATTAGAATGGGAAACTCCGCTGATAATGTAAATTTTGCGCTTTCTTCTTTTGACAATGACCTTTGGGAAAAGATAAGCACCTTAGTTAACTAGTTATAATTTACTGGAGGTACTCGCTTCTTCGATGCTTGTTCGTACACATAAGCCCATTCCAATAACGTTTTTTCACTCAAAGGTTTAGAAATAAACGTTAACCCTCTAGGGCGCCCACTTTCTTGATAACCCATTGGAACCGTTAACGCTGGATATTCAGCTGTGGCTGCCCAACCTGCGTGAAAATTATTGATTGATAAAAATCCGTCAATATTTTGCTTCTCAATAGGTGTATCAAAATACAATCTACTCTTTGTCTTTAAATCGGTTTTAATTGAATCTAGATATTGCAAACTTCCTGAGTCGTCTACAATACCCTTAAAGAGTCTTTGTCCGTAAGGTGCGCGATCTAAGGAATCTAAATTATTAAAATCTATCACATCCTGAACAGATGTAACTTCTACAACCTTTGCAGCATGATTAGCTAGATACTCTGGCAAATCCTTTTTCATATCTAGATTTAACAAGCTAATAAATCCTGAACGTTGTACATCAATTTCATCAACTTCAACAACTTCAGCACCATTGTCACGTAACACTTTAATTGCATTCACATATAAAGAATCTTCCATAAGTCTCTTAAAAGCACCAAATCGTTTTCCCTTAATACTACTTTCAGTAAGTGATTCAGAATAACTCAAAACCTGACTTTTAATTGCTTTTGAATCTAAATCGTCAAAACCACTCATAGCATCCAAAAGTATAGCATTATCAATCACATTTTTAGTCATTGGTCCTGGTGTATCTAAAGTTGACGAAATAGGCACAATTCCACTTCTACTCAACAAACCAATAGTAGGTTTTAACCCAACTATAGAATTAGAACTGGAAGGTGACAAAATAGAACCTGACGTTTCACTGCCAACAGCACCAACACTGAAATTAGCAGCGACAGACACGCCACTTCCTGAACTTGATCCTCCAGTATCCATAGTTCGCCTTCCATAAGGATTTAATGTTTGTCCACCAATGGCACTATACCCACTTGGACAATCGCCACAGAAAAAATAAGCCCATTCACTTAAATTGGCTTTTCCTAAAATAAGTGCGCCATTACTTTTTAAGCGTTCGGTAATAAAAGCGTCTTGCGCATTATTATCTTGTAATGCTACTGCACCAGCAGTTGTTCTCATTCCTGAAGTATTAATATTATCCTTTAACAAAATTGGCATTCCAAAAATTGGATGTGGTGGTGCTACAAATCTAGTATTATCCGCTTTTTTAGCTTCTTCAATCACGTTTGGATTTAATGATATAACAGAATTTAACGACAACTCATTTTCTCTGTCAAACTTTCTAATACGATACAAATAAAACTTAGTAAGTGTTTCATAAGATAAATCACCATTAGCAATATGCTTTTGAAGCGTTGGAATATCTTGCTCTATTATTAGAGATTTTAAATTATTATAAGTCTCTTCCGAAAAATCTTCTAAATCCTTATTGAAAGATTTCCATAACTCGTCTTTACTAATGTATCTAGAATCTAAAACTCGAAACTCTCTAAAATCGGTTGAGTCTCTAACAACTGGAGGAATTTCCCTCTCTGTTATTACAGTTGAAGATGTGTCATTTTTACAAGAAAATACAAGGGCAATTACAAGAAAAAATAAGATGTTACGCATGGTTAGTGTTTTCCACTAAAATAGTAAAAATTTAAATGAAATTGTGTAAGTAATAATAGTTGCTTCCTGCCTATTCAGGAATAATGAAAAGTTTAATCCCTATTATCAAAAGGAATAATCTCTCCCTTTTCAAGATAGTTTTTTAAGCCGTTAAGTAGTAAAGCCCAACAAAACGATGAATGTTTAAAGTGATGGTTCTCCTTTGGCCAATTTATATGACTAAACTTTAGCAACGTACCATTCTTTGTTTCTTCCAAATCAAAACCAAATGTAGTAGGATTCCAATCGTCATCAGATTTTGTCATTTTTAAATGAAAGGATTTGTTTGGTTCTACTTTAGATACTTTGCAATACCAATCATATTCATCGGTAAAATTTAAGTTGTATTCAGTATGTAATTCTGGCTTACCAGAACTTTTTAAGGTCCACCAATTATCTAAATGTTGCGGCAAAGATACCGCATCAAAGACTTCTTTTGGAGAAGCATTTATTGTTAGATTATGATAGATGTTATAACTCATCTCAAAGTGGATTACTGCCTTATCAGTAGGAAAATATATTATTTAAAAAAGGAATCTACAAACTCGTATTTATTAAACACTTGTAAATCTTCAATACCTTCACCAACGCCTATATATTTTACAGGAATTTGAAACTCGTCACTAATACCAATAACTACACCTCCTTTGGCTGTACCATCCAATTTAGTGACTGCCAACGATGTTACTTCAGTTGCTGCAGTAAATTGCTTTGCTTGTTCGAAAGCGTTCTGACCAGTTGAACCATCAAGAACCAATAATACATCATGAGGCGCGTCGTCAACCACTTTTTGCATCACTCGTTTTACCTTGGTTAGCTCATTCATTAAGTTAACTTTATTATGTAAGCGTCCAGCTGTATCAATAATAACCACATCGGCTTTTTGCGACACTCCAGATTCTAATGCGTCAAACGCCACAGACGCAGGATCACTTCCCATAGATTGTTTTACAATAGGAATATCCACACGATCTGCCCAAACTTGTAATTGGTCTATCGCTGCAGCTCTAAAGGTATCTGCTGCTCCTAAAACAACATTCAGTCCTTGTTTTTTAAATTGATATGCCAATTTACCAATGGTTGTAGTTTTTCCGACGCCATTAACACCAACAACCATAATTACATATGGTTTTTGAGTATCTGGAATTGTAAACTCGGTGGCTTCACCAGAATTTGTTTCGGATAATAAACCTGCAATTTCTTCTCTTAAAATTTGATTTAATTCTGATGTTCCTAGATATTTATCTTTTGCAACTCTAGCCTCAATGCGATCAATAACTTTTAAGGTTGTATTAACACCAACATCACTCGTTACTAAAACTTCTTCTAAATTATCGAGAACATCGTCATCAACTTTAGATTTTCCAGCGACTGCTTTATTTAATTTATTTAAAAATGATGTTTTAGATTTCTCTAAACCCTTATCTAGTGTTTCTTTCTTTTCTGAAGAAAATATTTTTTTAAAAAAACTCATCTACTCTACTTATTTTTTAGTGCTTTAATGAACACTCAACTATCTTCATGTTAGCAAAATCCTTGCCTTTTAAGAAAGTCTGAAGAAATGTCATAAAAACTCATGTAAATATAAAATAAAAGCTGCTCTCTAAAAGAAAGCAGCTTTAAATATCTTGATAATAAAAAATAGAACTTATTTTTTATTCAAAAAGTCGTTTACCTGTTCTGGTGCCATAATTGATTCAACAAACATATAGGCTCCAGATTTTGGAGACTTTACCATTTTAATAGCTTTTGTTAATCTTTTAGATCCAGTTTGTAATGATGCTACTGATTTCTTTGCCATGATTCAAATGTGTTACATTTGAAATTTTACTTACGTAAAATCTCTAAATTATTTAATTTCTTTATGAACTGTCATACGCTTTAAGATTGGATTAAATTTCTTAATCTCCATTCTATCAGGCGTGTTCTTTTTATTTTTTGTTGTAATATATCTAGAAGTTCCAGGTTGTCCAGATTCTTTATGCTCTGTACACTCTAATATTACTTGAATTCTATTTCCTTTTTTTGCCATTGTACTACTATTTAAACTATGAGGCTATTATTTTAAAAATCCTTTAGATTTAGCGTCTTTAATTGCAGCAGAAATACCAACTCTATTGATAGTTTTTAATGCAGCAGCAGAAACTTTTAAAGTTACCCACTTATCTTCTTCAGGAATGTAAAAACGTTTTTTAAGTAAGTTAGCATTAAACTTACGTTTAGTTTTATTCATTGCATGCGAAACGTTGTTCCCAACCATCGCTTTTTTTCCAGTAAGTTCACAAACTCTTGACATGATATCTAACTTTAAAAAATTGTTTATTTTAAAACGAGGTGCAAATTTACGAATTCTTTAGTGTTTGACAAACTTTATTTTATCAATTTTTAAAAATTTCTTTCTGAATCATTTCAAAAGCTTTATTTACAGCTTTATTAATCACTTTTGTACGATGGTTTCCTAGATT is from Pontimicrobium sp. SW4 and encodes:
- a CDS encoding porin family protein, with the protein product MKKIILATVLVFFVGHISAQDEEIIIPEIGFGLKAGLNSMHNKTVNESSDNVQKKSGVYIGAFVNIPTSDIFSVQPEIIYSSTEFQGRNNINLLHLPVLLNFDLGNDFTGFVGPEGQVLLDLDEAENSDLYNSFMFGFTFGARYQITPNFYIEGRPYFALSKFLEDDSGYRKFNTLQIGLAFKF
- a CDS encoding carboxypeptidase-like regulatory domain-containing protein; translated protein: MKKGYLKLRKTSLASSLILLVFLVFNQNSYALNFQDTSQSFDEYKGRIIGNDTKDPLVFADISVTDSNISTITNKEGEFTLKVPKSLSEKNVKISFLGYETKEVSLQSLKGDNTIIALNVITTQLSQVNINVPKDARALVKATLENREEKYVNNKTLMTAFYRETIKKRNKNASLAEAVVKIYKEPYSTSKRDAVELVKSRKNTNYSRLDTLAVKLQGGPYSALYSDIVKYQDYIFDEELFDYYNFSFGNSTQINDRQVYVVNFEQQPNIVTPLYRGKLYIDAETFALVSANYSLNVENKDEAVKLFLRKKPRLVRVEAEEASYRVDYKTTPDGKWYYSYSNVQLAFRVKWRKKLFSSIYTLNIEMAVTDWTKNITTALNRDNKIRPTIILTDEASGFSDPEFWGEYNIIEPEKSIQSAILKISKQLEKIDKKKER
- the rimO gene encoding 30S ribosomal protein S12 methylthiotransferase RimO — encoded protein: MRTKSLKKNKINVVTLGCSKNVYDSEVLMGQLKANNKDVVHEEEGNIVVINTCGFINNAKEESVNTILEYLQKKEEGDVDKVFVTGCLSERYKPDLEKEIPDVDQYFGTTELPSLLKALGADYKHELIGERLTTTPKNYAYLKIAEGCDRPCSFCAIPLMRGKHKSTPIEEVVIEAEKLAAKGVKELILIAQDLTYYGLDLYKKRNLAELLEALVKVDGIEWIRLHYAFPTGFPMDVLDVMNREPKICNYLDIPLQHISDSILKSMRRGTTQEKTTKLLKEFRAKVPNMTIRTTLIVGYPGETEEDYQKLKDWVIDMRFERLGCFTYSHEENTHAYNLEDDVPQEVKQERANEIMEIQSQISWELNQEKIGQEFKVVIDRKEGDYFVGRTEFDSPDVDNEVLIDASKTYLKTGEFATVKITDAADFDLYADVV
- a CDS encoding serine hydrolase, giving the protein MKNMQFYLFIICSVLLFNCSSSNDSDIINEDLITNSEIYFPSITSNEWETTPLEELDWNEANLQSLLDFLEQKNTKSFIILHDGKIVVEEYFNDHNSTLPWYWASAGKTLTTAIVGIAEEEGLINIDNKVSDYIGTGWTSAPLDKENLITCKNLLSMTSGLDDSLGDSTSPEDLQYIADAGSRWAYHNVYVKLQDVIAQTSNQTWTNYFNSKLKNKIGMSGFWVQNNDFNVYWSNAKSMARFGLLIYAKGKWENEQIIPEDYLNDAINTSQNINEAYGYLWWLNGKSTYHLPQSQLEFSGKLIPNAPNDMYSALGKNDQKIYIVPSKKLVIIRMGNSADNVNFALSSFDNDLWEKISTLVN
- a CDS encoding amidase family protein gives rise to the protein MRNILFFLVIALVFSCKNDTSSTVITEREIPPVVRDSTDFREFRVLDSRYISKDELWKSFNKDLEDFSEETYNNLKSLIIEQDIPTLQKHIANGDLSYETLTKFYLYRIRKFDRENELSLNSVISLNPNVIEEAKKADNTRFVAPPHPIFGMPILLKDNINTSGMRTTAGAVALQDNNAQDAFITERLKSNGALILGKANLSEWAYFFCGDCPSGYSAIGGQTLNPYGRRTMDTGGSSSGSGVSVAANFSVGAVGSETSGSILSPSSSNSIVGLKPTIGLLSRSGIVPISSTLDTPGPMTKNVIDNAILLDAMSGFDDLDSKAIKSQVLSYSESLTESSIKGKRFGAFKRLMEDSLYVNAIKVLRDNGAEVVEVDEIDVQRSGFISLLNLDMKKDLPEYLANHAAKVVEVTSVQDVIDFNNLDSLDRAPYGQRLFKGIVDDSGSLQYLDSIKTDLKTKSRLYFDTPIEKQNIDGFLSINNFHAGWAATAEYPALTVPMGYQESGRPRGLTFISKPLSEKTLLEWAYVYEQASKKRVPPVNYN
- a CDS encoding SRPBCC domain-containing protein; amino-acid sequence: MSYNIYHNLTINASPKEVFDAVSLPQHLDNWWTLKSSGKPELHTEYNLNFTDEYDWYCKVSKVEPNKSFHLKMTKSDDDWNPTTFGFDLEETKNGTLLKFSHINWPKENHHFKHSSFCWALLLNGLKNYLEKGEIIPFDNRD
- the ftsY gene encoding signal recognition particle-docking protein FtsY, whose product is MSFFKKIFSSEKKETLDKGLEKSKTSFLNKLNKAVAGKSKVDDDVLDNLEEVLVTSDVGVNTTLKVIDRIEARVAKDKYLGTSELNQILREEIAGLLSETNSGEATEFTIPDTQKPYVIMVVGVNGVGKTTTIGKLAYQFKKQGLNVVLGAADTFRAAAIDQLQVWADRVDIPIVKQSMGSDPASVAFDALESGVSQKADVVIIDTAGRLHNKVNLMNELTKVKRVMQKVVDDAPHDVLLVLDGSTGQNAFEQAKQFTAATEVTSLAVTKLDGTAKGGVVIGISDEFQIPVKYIGVGEGIEDLQVFNKYEFVDSFFK
- a CDS encoding DUF4295 domain-containing protein; translated protein: MAKKSVASLQTGSKRLTKAIKMVKSPKSGAYMFVESIMAPEQVNDFLNKK
- the rpmG gene encoding 50S ribosomal protein L33, whose amino-acid sequence is MAKKGNRIQVILECTEHKESGQPGTSRYITTKNKKNTPDRMEIKKFNPILKRMTVHKEIK
- the rpmB gene encoding 50S ribosomal protein L28, whose amino-acid sequence is MSRVCELTGKKAMVGNNVSHAMNKTKRKFNANLLKKRFYIPEEDKWVTLKVSAAALKTINRVGISAAIKDAKSKGFLK